From the genome of Streptomyces sp. NBC_01116, one region includes:
- a CDS encoding AI-2E family transporter, translating into MSKLPGWLGRFGSELTELGARLDERRARAAAEDDDPRAVRGAPAAPEDDGTGQVPAPPSYAPSVAAKPDPVAAIPWGMRVAAEAGWRLLVLAGTLWVLMRVISAVQLVVLAFAAALLVTAMLQPTVVRLKRFGLPHGLATAVTAVLGFVIIGLVGWFVVWQVMENLDTLSDRVRDGIDELKRWALDSPFHVTESQINDIAKNLNDTIGTNTEEITSAGLQGVTVMVEFLTGLLLAMFSTLFLLYDGRRIWEWSLKLVPAAARPGVAGAGPRAWRTLTAYVRGTVLVALIDAIFIGFGLYVLNVPLAVPLAVFIFLFAFIPLVGAVVSGALAVVVALVTEGVWTALWALVVVLAVQQIEGHILQPFILGRAVRVHPLAVVLAVATGGLVAGIGGAVVAVPLVAVINTVVGYLRSYGEPGERGGHHGATALSMSPAHAGPAHAGPADAGPAPAPPEPQDPQGESARENKPPQE; encoded by the coding sequence ATGTCGAAACTACCGGGCTGGCTGGGCCGCTTCGGCTCCGAACTGACGGAGCTGGGCGCGCGACTGGACGAGCGGCGGGCGCGTGCCGCCGCCGAGGACGATGACCCCCGCGCGGTGCGCGGGGCCCCCGCCGCCCCGGAGGACGACGGCACCGGACAGGTGCCCGCGCCGCCCTCGTACGCTCCCTCGGTCGCCGCCAAGCCGGATCCGGTGGCGGCGATCCCGTGGGGGATGCGGGTCGCCGCCGAGGCCGGCTGGCGTCTCCTCGTCCTGGCGGGGACGCTCTGGGTGCTGATGCGGGTGATCAGCGCGGTCCAGCTCGTGGTGCTGGCCTTCGCCGCCGCGCTGCTCGTCACCGCGATGCTCCAGCCGACCGTGGTCCGGCTCAAGCGGTTCGGGCTGCCCCACGGGCTCGCCACCGCCGTGACCGCCGTCCTCGGGTTCGTCATCATCGGCCTGGTCGGCTGGTTCGTGGTGTGGCAGGTGATGGAGAACCTCGACACGCTCTCCGACCGGGTCCGCGACGGCATCGACGAGTTGAAGCGGTGGGCGCTCGACAGCCCCTTCCACGTCACCGAGTCGCAGATCAACGACATCGCCAAGAACCTCAACGACACCATCGGCACCAACACCGAGGAGATCACCTCCGCCGGGCTCCAGGGCGTCACCGTGATGGTGGAGTTCCTCACCGGGCTGCTGCTGGCGATGTTCTCCACGCTGTTCCTGCTCTACGACGGCCGGCGCATCTGGGAGTGGTCGCTGAAGCTGGTGCCCGCCGCGGCCCGCCCCGGGGTCGCCGGCGCCGGTCCGCGCGCCTGGCGCACCCTGACCGCGTACGTGCGCGGCACGGTGCTCGTCGCCCTGATCGACGCCATCTTCATCGGGTTCGGCCTCTACGTCCTCAACGTGCCGCTCGCGGTGCCGCTGGCCGTCTTCATCTTCCTGTTCGCCTTCATCCCGCTCGTCGGCGCCGTCGTCTCCGGGGCGCTCGCCGTGGTCGTCGCCCTGGTCACCGAGGGGGTGTGGACCGCGCTGTGGGCGCTGGTGGTGGTCCTGGCGGTGCAGCAGATCGAGGGTCACATCCTCCAGCCGTTCATCCTCGGCCGCGCCGTCCGGGTGCATCCGCTCGCGGTGGTCCTCGCGGTGGCGACCGGCGGCCTGGTCGCGGGCATCGGCGGCGCGGTGGTCGCCGTACCGCTGGTCGCCGTGATCAACACGGTGGTCGGCTATCTGCGCTCGTACGGGGAGCCGGGCGAGCGGGGCGGCCACCACGGGGCCAC
- a CDS encoding transglycosylase SLT domain-containing protein → MSRISVRGFAVASATAVTTVGAVVGVAAGGTPAVDDNNFEAAAADTTLLADIPAGQQAQVQTASLTQQADAQASAADAAAKKSAEESARLQAAKDAKSKKQAAEDRVEAERKAEQQKKKEKEDAERASRSSVRDAASFSAQGSYSVADVQAMARQMVPADQFQCFSNIVNHESTWNYRATNPSSGAYGLMQALPGHKMSSAGADWQTNPATQIKWGLSYMDGRYGSPCGAWSFWQANNWY, encoded by the coding sequence GTGAGCCGGATCTCGGTCCGGGGGTTCGCCGTGGCATCCGCCACCGCGGTCACCACCGTTGGCGCCGTCGTAGGCGTTGCTGCGGGCGGCACTCCTGCCGTCGACGACAACAACTTCGAGGCGGCCGCAGCCGACACCACGCTGCTCGCAGACATCCCCGCGGGCCAGCAGGCCCAGGTCCAGACCGCTTCGCTGACGCAGCAGGCCGATGCCCAGGCATCCGCCGCCGACGCCGCCGCGAAGAAGTCGGCCGAGGAATCGGCGCGCCTCCAGGCCGCCAAGGACGCCAAGTCCAAGAAGCAGGCCGCCGAGGACCGGGTCGAGGCCGAGCGCAAGGCGGAGCAGCAGAAGAAGAAGGAGAAGGAAGACGCCGAGCGCGCCAGCCGTTCTTCCGTCCGCGACGCCGCCTCGTTCTCCGCACAGGGCTCCTACAGCGTGGCCGACGTCCAGGCGATGGCCCGTCAGATGGTCCCCGCGGACCAGTTCCAGTGCTTCAGCAACATCGTGAACCACGAGTCGACCTGGAACTACCGCGCGACCAACCCGTCCTCCGGGGCGTACGGTCTGATGCAGGCGCTCCCGGGTCACAAGATGTCGTCCGCCGGCGCCGACTGGCAGACCAACCCGGCCACCCAGATCAAGTGGGGCCTCAGCTACATGGACGGCCGTTACGGCAGCCCGTGCGGCGCCTGGTCCTTCTGGCAGGCCAACAACTGGTATTAG